Proteins encoded within one genomic window of Agelaius phoeniceus isolate bAgePho1 chromosome 9, bAgePho1.hap1, whole genome shotgun sequence:
- the FBXL15 gene encoding F-box/LRR-repeat protein 15 isoform X1, which translates to MERPGEPRRGRRVPEWPGTGCGDWLTEAPGSRCELILPGSCSSLALWCLMMSVTPTRGCLLDLPWEDILVPHILCHLPLQQLLSLQRVSKSFQSLIQLYLANMRCFDSSQIGPAIPRAAFVNLLKDNEVLQQLALQNCSEWLTDRELLPVIGQNHHLHQIQLKGCAQLSRHALVAISLSCPQLRQLSLAHCEWVDSLSLRSLADHCKALEAVDLTACRQLKDEAICYLVQKCGRLKSLSLAVNANVGDVAVEETAKCCPELEHLDLTGCLRVKNDSIRVLAEYCPKLRSLKVKHCHNVAESSLSILRSRGVELDVEPPLQRALVLLQDVVGFAPFINLQI; encoded by the exons ATGGAGCGGCCGGGAGAGCCCCGCCGGGGCCGCAG GGTGCCCGAGTGGCCCGGCACTGGATGCGGGGACTGGCTGACAG AGGCACCCGGCAGTAGGTGTGAGCTGATCttgcctggctcctgcagtAGCCTGGCTCTCTGGTGTCTGATGATGAGCGTGACCCCGACCAGGGGATGCCTCCTGGACCTGCCCTGGGAGGACATCTTGGTTCCACATATCCTCTGTCATCTGCCACTGCAGCAACTCCTGAGCTTGCAGAGGGTCAGCAAGTCATTCCAGTCTCTCATCCAGCTGTACCTGGCCAACATGCGCTGCTTTGACTCAAGCCAG ATCGGACCTGCCATCCCTCGGGCCGCTTTTGTTAACCTGTTGAAGGACAATGAagttctgcagcagctggcactCCAGAACTGCTCCGAGTGGCTGACGGACCGGGAGCTGCTCCCAGTCATTGGGCAGAACCACCACCTGCACCAGATCCAGCTGAAGGGCTGCGCCCAGCTCAGCCGCCACGCGCTGGTGGCCATCTCGCTGAGCTGCCCCCAGCTGCGCCAGCTCTCCCTGGCTCACTGTGAGTGGGTGGACAGCCTGTCCCTGCGCAGCCTGGCTGACCACTGCAAGGCCCTGGAGGCTGTGGACCTGACGGCCTGTCGCCAGCTGAAGGACGAGGCCATCTGCTACCTGGTGCAGAAGTGTGGCAGGCTCAAGTCTCTGTCACTGGCTGTCAATGCCAATGTGGGCGACGTGGCAGTTGAGGAGACTGCCaagtgctgcccagagctggagcactTGGACCTCACGGGGTGTCTACGAGTCAAGAATGACTCCATCAG GGTCCTGGCTGAGTACTGTCCCAAGTTGCGTTCGCTGAAGGTCAAGCATTGCCACAACGTGGCTGAGTCCAGCTTGAGCATCCTCCGGAGCCGTGGGGTGGAGCTGGATGTGGAGCCTCCGCTGCAGAGGGCTCTCGTTCTGCTGCAGGATGTGGTTGGCTTCGCCCCTTTCATCAACCTTCAGATCtag
- the FBXL15 gene encoding F-box/LRR-repeat protein 15 isoform X2 → MMSVTPTRGCLLDLPWEDILVPHILCHLPLQQLLSLQRVSKSFQSLIQLYLANMRCFDSSQIGPAIPRAAFVNLLKDNEVLQQLALQNCSEWLTDRELLPVIGQNHHLHQIQLKGCAQLSRHALVAISLSCPQLRQLSLAHCEWVDSLSLRSLADHCKALEAVDLTACRQLKDEAICYLVQKCGRLKSLSLAVNANVGDVAVEETAKCCPELEHLDLTGCLRVKNDSIRVLAEYCPKLRSLKVKHCHNVAESSLSILRSRGVELDVEPPLQRALVLLQDVVGFAPFINLQI, encoded by the exons ATGATGAGCGTGACCCCGACCAGGGGATGCCTCCTGGACCTGCCCTGGGAGGACATCTTGGTTCCACATATCCTCTGTCATCTGCCACTGCAGCAACTCCTGAGCTTGCAGAGGGTCAGCAAGTCATTCCAGTCTCTCATCCAGCTGTACCTGGCCAACATGCGCTGCTTTGACTCAAGCCAG ATCGGACCTGCCATCCCTCGGGCCGCTTTTGTTAACCTGTTGAAGGACAATGAagttctgcagcagctggcactCCAGAACTGCTCCGAGTGGCTGACGGACCGGGAGCTGCTCCCAGTCATTGGGCAGAACCACCACCTGCACCAGATCCAGCTGAAGGGCTGCGCCCAGCTCAGCCGCCACGCGCTGGTGGCCATCTCGCTGAGCTGCCCCCAGCTGCGCCAGCTCTCCCTGGCTCACTGTGAGTGGGTGGACAGCCTGTCCCTGCGCAGCCTGGCTGACCACTGCAAGGCCCTGGAGGCTGTGGACCTGACGGCCTGTCGCCAGCTGAAGGACGAGGCCATCTGCTACCTGGTGCAGAAGTGTGGCAGGCTCAAGTCTCTGTCACTGGCTGTCAATGCCAATGTGGGCGACGTGGCAGTTGAGGAGACTGCCaagtgctgcccagagctggagcactTGGACCTCACGGGGTGTCTACGAGTCAAGAATGACTCCATCAG GGTCCTGGCTGAGTACTGTCCCAAGTTGCGTTCGCTGAAGGTCAAGCATTGCCACAACGTGGCTGAGTCCAGCTTGAGCATCCTCCGGAGCCGTGGGGTGGAGCTGGATGTGGAGCCTCCGCTGCAGAGGGCTCTCGTTCTGCTGCAGGATGTGGTTGGCTTCGCCCCTTTCATCAACCTTCAGATCtag